A window from Gallus gallus isolate bGalGal1 chromosome 7, bGalGal1.mat.broiler.GRCg7b, whole genome shotgun sequence encodes these proteins:
- the ARL4C gene encoding ADP-ribosylation factor-like protein 4C: MGNISSNISAFQSLHIVMLGLDSAGKTTVLYRLKFNEFVNTVPTIGFNTEKIRLSNGTAKGISCHFWDVGGQEKLRPLWKSYSRCTDGIIYVVDSVDVDRLEEAKTELHKVTKFAENQGTPLLVIANKQDLPKSLPVAEIEKQLALHELTPSTTYHIQPACAIIGEGLTEGMDKLYEMILKRRKSLKQKKKR; this comes from the coding sequence ATGGGGAACATCTCCTCCAACATCTCCGCCTTTCAGTCCCTGCACATCGTCATGCTGGGCCTGGACTCGGCGGGGAAGACCACGGTGCTCTACCGGCTGAAGTTCAACGAGTTCGTCAACACGGTGCCCACCATCGGCTTCAACACGGAGAAGATCCGCCTGAGCAACGGCACGGCCAAGGGCATCAGCTGCCACTTCTGGGACGTGGGCGGCCAGGAGAAGCTGCGCCCGCTCTGGAAGTCCTACAGCCGCTGCACCGACGGCATCATCTACGTGGTGGACTCGGTGGATGTGGACCGGCTGGAGGAGGCCAAGACGGAGCTGCACAAGGTGACCAAGTTCGCCGAGAACCAGGGCACGCCGCTGCTGGTCATTGCCaacaagcaggacctgcccaaGTCGCTGCCCGTGGCTGAGATCGAGAAGCAGCTGGCGCTACACGAGCTGACCCCTTCCACCACGTACCACATCCAGCCGGCCTGCGCCATCATCGGCGAGGGGCTGACCGAGGGCATGGACAAGCTCTACGAGATGATCCTCAAGCGGAGGAAGTCCCTCAAGCAGAAGAAGAAGCGGTAG